A genomic window from Sphingobacterium spiritivorum includes:
- the hemW gene encoding radical SAM family heme chaperone HemW, with the protein MPGIYFHIPFCKQACHYCDFHFSTSLRYKDEMMAAMRQELELRSQSGDTKKLTSLYFGGGTPSILDAGHIQSFIDAVSEYYDIAEDAEITLEANPDDLDHKKVQQLRHTDINRFSIGIQSFYEEDLSWMNRAHNASEADAAIKRVQDAGFENITADLIYGYPLLTDQKWNANIDKLLEFEIPHISAYSMTVEPQTALDHFIKKGKSPAMNESQSAAQFEILIDKLVNSGFEHYEISNFAKPDRYARHNSSYWKGDTYIGIGPSAHSFNGDNRSWNIANNALYIKGISEKTPVAEVEQLSFENKVNEYIMTSLRTMWGMDTAKIEEAFGSDTLKQLTNTIQPFIAQGEVRLQDGHYYLTAKGKLIADHIASELFLEEED; encoded by the coding sequence ATGCCGGGTATCTACTTCCACATTCCATTTTGCAAACAAGCCTGTCACTACTGTGATTTTCACTTTTCTACGTCCCTCAGATACAAGGACGAAATGATGGCTGCAATGAGACAGGAACTGGAATTACGTAGTCAGTCAGGAGATACCAAAAAGCTGACCTCCCTGTATTTCGGCGGAGGAACGCCGTCTATTCTGGATGCAGGACATATACAGTCTTTCATTGATGCTGTATCCGAGTATTATGACATTGCTGAAGATGCAGAGATTACTCTAGAGGCCAATCCGGATGATCTGGATCATAAAAAAGTACAGCAGCTCCGACATACAGATATCAATCGTTTCAGTATAGGCATACAGTCTTTCTACGAAGAAGATCTGAGCTGGATGAACCGTGCGCACAATGCCAGTGAAGCAGATGCGGCAATTAAGCGAGTACAGGATGCCGGATTTGAGAATATAACAGCAGATCTGATCTACGGTTATCCGCTGCTGACTGATCAAAAGTGGAATGCCAATATCGATAAATTACTGGAATTTGAAATCCCACATATCTCTGCGTACAGTATGACGGTAGAGCCACAAACAGCTCTGGATCATTTTATCAAAAAAGGTAAATCGCCGGCCATGAATGAATCTCAGTCTGCCGCACAGTTTGAAATCCTGATAGATAAACTTGTAAACAGCGGATTTGAGCATTATGAGATTTCCAACTTCGCAAAACCTGACAGATATGCCCGACATAACTCCAGCTACTGGAAAGGCGATACTTATATCGGTATAGGTCCCTCCGCTCATTCCTTTAACGGAGATAACCGATCCTGGAATATTGCTAATAATGCATTGTACATAAAAGGTATATCTGAAAAAACACCTGTTGCTGAAGTCGAACAGCTGAGTTTCGAAAACAAAGTCAATGAATATATTATGACTTCGCTGCGTACTATGTGGGGAATGGATACTGCCAAAATCGAAGAAGCATTCGGATCAGATACCCTTAAGCAGCTCACGAATACGATCCAACCCTTTATCGCACAAGGAGAAGTGCGCCTGCAGGATGGACACTATTATCTTACAGCAAAGGGAAAACTTATTGCCGACCATATCGCATCCGAGCTGTTTCTGGAAGAAGAAGATTAG
- a CDS encoding sensor histidine kinase yields the protein MTRFKWWIACSYVLLIGLGAICCFALMSEWYLLASLAGLLAIVTFTAGLKAQFEIYDVFMDFVQSTRQRDFTRYYVTKKTSSTKRRIHETFNEINAAFKEITVSKELQYQYLNQIVNMLDTAIFTYYPDKDKVIWMNEAFRVMFDIPYVGKFTSLEKRNKELFRIINNLQPGQQHIEAVSSAKGKVKLLMQLSELVTQEGRCQIVVFQNVNEAIDETETKAWHKLLRVLTHEIMNSIAPISSLAETMSQHLDHLEPAEELEDVRIGVDTIRNRSEGLLKFAKSYRTINKVDKPKVQEIMVSDLFENIYQLLEPTFVQKNIEFDVILKPTRIQLFADANLVEQVLINLVLNAMEAVKDVEKPYITMSAIEKGGNVQIHVSDNGIGIDTELMENIFTPFFTTRKTGSGVGLTLSKQIMLIHGGNILVESAVGKGSTFTLQF from the coding sequence ATGACACGCTTTAAATGGTGGATAGCATGTAGTTATGTATTGCTTATAGGGTTGGGAGCAATATGTTGCTTTGCCCTGATGTCTGAATGGTATCTGCTGGCATCTCTGGCCGGTTTATTAGCTATTGTCACTTTCACCGCCGGACTGAAAGCACAATTTGAGATCTATGATGTATTTATGGATTTTGTACAGTCTACCAGGCAACGCGATTTCACACGCTATTACGTTACAAAAAAAACAAGCTCTACGAAGCGCAGGATTCACGAGACCTTCAATGAGATAAATGCCGCATTTAAAGAAATTACGGTATCAAAAGAATTGCAGTATCAATATCTCAATCAGATTGTGAATATGCTTGACACAGCTATCTTTACCTATTATCCGGATAAGGATAAAGTGATCTGGATGAATGAGGCTTTTAGGGTTATGTTTGATATTCCTTATGTAGGAAAGTTCACTTCACTGGAAAAGCGGAATAAAGAACTTTTCAGGATTATTAATAATCTTCAGCCCGGACAGCAACATATTGAAGCGGTATCTTCTGCTAAAGGTAAGGTCAAACTACTTATGCAATTGTCCGAACTGGTGACACAGGAGGGGCGGTGTCAGATCGTGGTATTTCAGAATGTCAACGAAGCTATTGATGAGACAGAGACTAAAGCCTGGCATAAACTATTGCGTGTGCTGACGCATGAAATTATGAATTCCATTGCTCCTATTTCGTCCCTGGCAGAGACGATGAGCCAGCATCTGGATCACCTGGAGCCGGCAGAAGAACTGGAAGATGTACGTATAGGTGTAGATACTATTCGCAACAGAAGTGAGGGGCTGTTGAAATTTGCAAAAAGTTATCGTACAATCAATAAGGTGGATAAACCCAAAGTGCAGGAAATCATGGTCTCTGATCTTTTTGAAAATATTTATCAGTTGCTGGAGCCGACCTTTGTACAGAAGAATATTGAATTTGATGTGATACTGAAACCTACCCGGATTCAGTTATTTGCAGACGCCAATCTGGTGGAGCAGGTGCTTATTAATCTTGTTCTCAATGCTATGGAGGCTGTAAAAGATGTAGAAAAACCATACATCACCATGTCCGCAATAGAGAAAGGCGGTAATGTACAGATCCATGTCAGTGATAATGGAATCGGTATAGATACGGAACTCATGGAAAATATCTTTACACCGTTCTTTACCACACGAAAAACAGGAAGTGGGGTCGGTCTGACATTGAGTAAACAGATCATGCTGATCCATGGAGGCAATATTCTGGTAGAATCTGCGGTAGGTAAAGGCAGTACATTTACTTTGCAGTTTTGA
- a CDS encoding sigma-54-dependent transcriptional regulator — protein MKKSTIVVVDDDKDLLTAVRLLLKPQVGEVIIEHNPEKILSILAKKSVDAVLLDMNFKSTINTGNEGLYWLSRIREEYPVLPVVMITAYGAVDLAVKSLKNGASDFIVKPWQNETLLKSLEEALSVNKAKKADVKGILNSYTSTQLLGESEIMQDLYYKISKIGPTDANILILGENGTGKDVIAREIHNRSLRYQKNFIKVDVGALTDTLFESELFGHKKGAFTDAREDRKGRIELAHEGTLFLDEIGNISLQQQAKLLTVLQNRQVTPLGSNHAADVDIRLLCATNIPIRELANESRFRKDLIYRINTVEVQVPPLRERGEDIMLLATHFLNIYAKKYNKSVADFSDESVYKLNGYHFPGNVRELQYSIERAVIMSETDRVEGKDLLFSPLENSVQPVVSGSSEQNLEVLERNTIKKVIEKYNGNISKAARELGLTRSALYRRLEKYNL, from the coding sequence ATGAAAAAGTCGACCATAGTGGTTGTAGATGATGATAAGGATCTGCTTACAGCAGTACGATTGTTGCTCAAGCCTCAGGTAGGTGAAGTGATCATCGAACATAATCCGGAAAAAATATTATCCATATTGGCTAAGAAAAGTGTGGATGCTGTGCTGTTAGATATGAACTTTAAAAGCACCATCAATACCGGTAATGAAGGTTTGTACTGGTTGTCCCGGATCAGGGAAGAATATCCGGTATTACCCGTTGTCATGATCACGGCTTACGGTGCTGTAGATCTGGCGGTCAAATCTCTCAAAAACGGAGCCTCTGATTTTATTGTCAAACCCTGGCAAAACGAGACATTGCTAAAAAGCCTGGAGGAAGCACTTTCTGTAAATAAGGCAAAAAAAGCAGATGTAAAGGGTATCTTAAATTCTTATACATCGACTCAGCTGCTTGGAGAGTCTGAGATCATGCAGGATCTGTATTATAAAATAAGCAAAATAGGTCCAACGGATGCCAATATCCTTATTCTGGGAGAAAATGGAACTGGTAAAGATGTCATTGCACGGGAGATTCATAACCGGTCACTCCGATATCAGAAGAATTTTATAAAGGTAGATGTGGGGGCGTTGACAGATACGCTTTTTGAGAGTGAATTATTCGGACATAAAAAGGGGGCATTTACCGATGCACGTGAAGATCGGAAAGGACGGATAGAGCTGGCTCACGAAGGAACATTATTTCTGGATGAGATCGGAAATATCTCCTTACAGCAACAGGCCAAATTATTGACCGTACTCCAGAACAGGCAGGTTACGCCTTTGGGAAGTAATCATGCTGCAGACGTAGATATCCGGTTATTGTGTGCCACAAATATTCCTATCCGGGAACTGGCCAACGAAAGCCGGTTCAGAAAAGATCTGATCTACAGGATCAATACGGTCGAAGTACAGGTTCCTCCGCTGCGGGAAAGAGGAGAGGATATCATGCTGCTGGCCACACATTTCCTGAATATATACGCCAAAAAGTACAATAAGTCTGTAGCTGATTTTTCGGATGAATCTGTATACAAGCTGAATGGTTATCACTTCCCGGGTAATGTAAGAGAGTTGCAGTACAGTATTGAGCGTGCGGTCATTATGTCTGAGACGGATAGGGTGGAGGGGAAAGATCTGTTGTTCTCCCCCTTAGAGAACTCGGTCCAACCTGTCGTATCCGGGAGCAGTGAACAGAATCTGGAAGTATTGGAAAGAAATACAATCAAGAAAGTGATCGAAAAGTATAATGGTAATATCAGTAAGGCTGCCCGAGAACTGGGGCTTACGCGTTCGGCATTATACAGACGATTGGAAAAGTATAACCTTTGA
- a CDS encoding TolC family protein yields the protein MHYRYIVSVLYFLVGSGFAALGQVRDLQSCISQALQYNLAVQHSEIKAQRSSIAYTRSWQERLPTLNARLGHGINEGKSIDPSTNQFISKRFTSGNQELTTSMVLFDGLGMLYDIRQQSKRWAADQKDQEGALIALKMDVILAYIQVLTSKDILQQAEVNIETTRAQLQRSETLHKQGAIAPGDYFDIKGQYAAESSSINGLKKTLFDRRIALSGFMNIAESELGELAPLEGQTNDMDVLTADADQLYQEAQDKLPDFQSLQLKTDATEYAVKYAKSAYYPRLTFGAGLNSQYAGTSSDSYLRQIDNNLGKYVSFGLNIPIFNGFKVRNQVKLARLDQRSQQVENDQKRLELRQNTSRAVFEYKQSYENIALLKSQVTDYKESFRIAQVRFDEGDINSVTYIIAKNKYEQALSQLTVLQYQAILQQYTLDYYQGKLGF from the coding sequence ATGCATTACAGATATATTGTTTCGGTATTATATTTTTTGGTAGGGTCAGGTTTTGCTGCTTTGGGTCAGGTACGTGATCTGCAATCCTGTATTTCTCAGGCTTTGCAATACAATCTGGCCGTTCAGCACAGCGAGATAAAAGCGCAGCGTTCTTCTATCGCCTATACCAGATCATGGCAGGAACGCCTTCCTACATTGAATGCCCGTCTGGGACACGGAATCAATGAAGGAAAAAGTATAGATCCCTCTACTAATCAGTTTATCAGCAAACGCTTTACTTCCGGTAATCAGGAACTAACGACCTCTATGGTGCTGTTTGATGGACTGGGGATGTTGTATGATATACGACAACAGTCCAAAAGATGGGCGGCTGATCAAAAGGATCAAGAAGGGGCTTTAATTGCTTTGAAAATGGATGTTATACTGGCGTATATACAGGTGCTGACATCAAAAGATATTTTGCAACAGGCAGAAGTTAACATCGAAACAACCCGGGCACAGCTTCAAAGATCGGAGACACTACACAAACAGGGTGCAATTGCACCGGGAGATTACTTTGATATCAAAGGTCAGTATGCTGCAGAATCTTCCTCTATTAACGGATTAAAGAAAACACTTTTCGACAGACGTATCGCTCTTTCGGGATTTATGAATATAGCAGAGAGTGAATTGGGAGAACTTGCCCCTTTGGAAGGTCAGACAAATGATATGGATGTATTGACTGCTGATGCAGATCAGTTATATCAGGAGGCACAAGATAAACTGCCCGACTTTCAGTCTTTACAGCTCAAAACGGATGCAACAGAATATGCTGTAAAATATGCTAAGTCGGCTTATTATCCACGACTTACGTTTGGTGCCGGTCTGAATAGTCAATATGCAGGGACTTCCAGTGATTCTTATCTGCGTCAGATTGATAATAATCTGGGTAAATATGTTTCATTTGGTCTTAATATTCCGATATTCAATGGATTTAAAGTTCGTAATCAGGTGAAACTGGCCCGGTTGGATCAGCGGAGTCAGCAGGTAGAAAACGATCAGAAACGTCTTGAGCTTCGTCAAAATACCAGCAGAGCAGTTTTCGAATATAAACAGTCTTATGAAAATATTGCATTATTGAAAAGCCAGGTTACAGATTATAAGGAATCTTTCAGAATTGCACAGGTTAGGTTTGATGAGGGCGACATAAATTCAGTGACTTATATTATTGCAAAAAATAAATATGAACAAGCTTTGTCACAGCTTACAGTATTACAATATCAGGCTATATTGCAGCAATATACATTAGATTACTATCAGGGAAAACTTGGGTTTTAA
- a CDS encoding GNAT family N-acetyltransferase — protein sequence MLKKPGEEFIFEKFDQDDFELYYSLVRDEKVMAMITERAIPLSEAKADYEKILGINGLHSSFGYFKVKTAKTREFVGLAKLEVIAGDSTEAELGYILLPSHWGKGFGNQMASEMLMIARKEPQINKVTAIIDPQNIPSRKILVNNGFVSEGFRDYDGLPGEILSLVF from the coding sequence ATGTTAAAAAAGCCGGGAGAAGAATTCATTTTTGAAAAATTTGATCAGGATGATTTTGAATTATACTATTCATTAGTGCGTGATGAAAAAGTAATGGCTATGATTACAGAGCGGGCTATTCCCTTGTCAGAAGCTAAGGCAGATTATGAAAAGATTTTAGGGATAAATGGTTTACACTCTTCTTTTGGCTATTTCAAAGTTAAGACAGCTAAAACTCGGGAATTTGTCGGTTTAGCTAAACTGGAGGTCATAGCGGGAGACAGTACGGAGGCGGAACTTGGTTATATTTTACTCCCTTCTCATTGGGGAAAAGGCTTTGGAAATCAGATGGCCAGCGAGATGTTAATGATAGCAAGGAAAGAACCTCAAATCAATAAGGTTACGGCCATTATTGATCCTCAGAATATTCCATCCAGAAAAATTCTGGTCAATAATGGGTTTGTTTCAGAAGGGTTCAGAGATTATGACGGACTTCCCGGAGAAATCCTGAGCCTGGTATTTTGA
- a CDS encoding MerR family transcriptional regulator, whose amino-acid sequence MSKSDKNKNTGFDFEFLEKLIVGIGEVSQITGIPTRQIRYWEDKNIISSLTEEEGKNRRYDYKNIKKMLLIKELMEEGYTLDAAAEKVRKRIVLIDETFGKLKSKAK is encoded by the coding sequence ATGAGTAAGTCTGATAAAAATAAAAATACAGGATTTGATTTTGAATTTTTAGAGAAACTGATCGTAGGCATAGGAGAAGTATCTCAGATTACCGGAATTCCTACCAGACAAATCCGGTATTGGGAAGATAAGAACATCATCAGTAGTCTGACAGAAGAGGAGGGGAAAAACAGAAGGTATGACTATAAGAATATTAAAAAGATGTTGCTGATCAAAGAATTGATGGAGGAGGGTTATACACTTGATGCCGCTGCGGAGAAAGTCAGAAAGCGTATTGTCCTTATTGACGAAACCTTCGGGAAACTAAAGAGTAAAGCAAAGTAG
- a CDS encoding efflux RND transporter periplasmic adaptor subunit — MDKVIQKKTWTSKRLLMLAGIFLLIFLIGFSVYLIRGKSNLNVKAERLSIQIIKEDTFQEFIPLNGTVLPINSIFLDASVGGRVEEKYVEDGAFLKKGDPIMRLSNTDQELSLVNQETSVLNLLTQSQIAQTNAQQVSINNRNQLADVENGLKEAQRIYQLNKKLFEEKAIGSQEYQKTVNDYLYQKERMELTRKILQQDSLSTNQKVKQDRQMYERTQRALELMRKKVDDLVVRAPVDGQLTSFDSEIGQNKNSGERLGQIDVLTGFKVRADVDEHYISRIYNDLQGSINISNKTYTLRVRKVYSQVNNGRFQVDMEFVGEIPQGIRRGQTLQIKLALSDETKALLLSRGGFYQQSGGNWIFKLSEDGSTAYRTDIQLGRQNPEYYEVLKGLKPGDKVITSSYENYDKVQELKIQK; from the coding sequence ATGGATAAAGTCATACAAAAGAAAACATGGACAAGCAAAAGACTACTGATGCTTGCCGGCATTTTCTTACTTATTTTTTTAATCGGTTTCAGTGTCTATCTTATCCGGGGTAAAAGCAATCTGAATGTAAAGGCTGAACGGTTGAGTATACAGATAATAAAAGAAGATACATTTCAGGAATTTATTCCTTTAAACGGTACGGTATTACCGATTAACAGTATATTCCTTGATGCGTCTGTAGGAGGACGTGTGGAAGAAAAATATGTTGAAGACGGAGCTTTTCTGAAAAAAGGAGATCCTATTATGCGCTTATCCAATACGGATCAGGAACTCAGCCTGGTCAATCAGGAAACATCCGTTCTGAATCTCCTAACCCAATCTCAGATCGCACAGACCAATGCACAACAAGTATCGATCAATAACCGGAATCAGCTGGCCGATGTTGAAAACGGGCTTAAAGAAGCACAGAGGATATATCAGCTGAATAAAAAATTGTTTGAAGAAAAAGCAATTGGCTCTCAGGAATACCAAAAAACAGTCAATGATTATCTTTATCAAAAGGAAAGAATGGAATTAACACGCAAAATATTGCAGCAGGATTCGCTATCGACCAATCAAAAGGTGAAACAAGACAGACAGATGTACGAACGTACACAGCGCGCTCTGGAGCTTATGCGAAAGAAAGTAGATGATCTGGTTGTGCGGGCGCCGGTAGACGGACAACTGACCTCCTTTGATTCTGAAATCGGGCAAAATAAAAATTCAGGAGAGCGTCTGGGACAGATCGATGTGCTTACCGGTTTTAAGGTAAGGGCTGATGTCGATGAACATTACATTTCCAGAATATATAATGATCTGCAGGGAAGCATAAATATCAGTAATAAGACCTATACACTAAGGGTCAGAAAGGTATATTCCCAGGTCAACAACGGACGTTTTCAGGTGGACATGGAGTTTGTAGGAGAAATTCCTCAGGGTATACGCAGAGGACAGACATTACAGATCAAGCTCGCTTTGAGTGATGAGACTAAAGCCCTGTTATTATCCCGTGGGGGATTCTATCAACAGAGCGGAGGTAACTGGATCTTTAAATTATCCGAAGATGGGAGTACAGCCTATCGCACAGATATACAACTGGGAAGGCAAAATCCGGAATACTATGAAGTCCTCAAAGGATTGAAACCGGGAGATAAAGTGATTACCTCGAGTTATGAAAATTACGACAAGGTACAGGAATTAAAAATTCAAAAGTAA
- a CDS encoding ABC transporter ATP-binding protein, translating into MIKIHQLKKFYRTDEIETLALNNVDIHVAEGEFVAVMGPSGCGKSTLLNVLGLIDDFEEGSYLFNETEVAKFNESKRSDLRKHAIGFVFQSFNLIDELTVHENVELPLIYTNVPAAERKKRVEEVLEKVQIAHRRNHFPQQLSGGQQQRVAVARAVINNPKLILADEPTGNLDSNNGNEVMQLLTELNESGTTIIMVTHSEHDAKFAHRVIRMLDGEVIMETQF; encoded by the coding sequence ATGATTAAAATACATCAACTAAAGAAATTTTACCGTACAGATGAGATCGAGACATTAGCGCTTAATAATGTTGATATCCATGTAGCTGAGGGTGAATTTGTAGCCGTAATGGGTCCATCCGGTTGTGGCAAATCGACCCTGTTAAATGTACTGGGCCTGATAGATGATTTTGAGGAAGGCAGCTATCTTTTTAATGAAACGGAAGTTGCAAAATTCAACGAGAGCAAGCGATCTGACCTGCGCAAACATGCTATAGGCTTTGTATTTCAGAGTTTTAATCTGATTGATGAGCTGACAGTTCATGAAAACGTTGAGCTGCCATTGATATACACCAACGTACCCGCTGCTGAAAGAAAAAAACGGGTAGAGGAAGTATTGGAAAAAGTACAGATCGCACACCGCAGAAACCATTTTCCACAGCAATTGTCAGGAGGTCAGCAACAGCGTGTGGCTGTAGCAAGAGCTGTGATTAACAACCCCAAACTTATTCTTGCCGATGAACCTACAGGAAACCTGGATTCGAACAATGGTAATGAAGTCATGCAACTACTGACGGAACTCAATGAAAGTGGCACGACCATAATCATGGTGACACACAGTGAGCATGACGCCAAATTTGCGCATCGTGTCATCCGCATGCTGGACGGAGAAGTAATAATGGAAACTCAATTCTAA
- a CDS encoding ABC transporter permease produces MLYTYFKLAWRNLLKNKTTSFVSIVSLALGICCFFLLGTYIINELRFDSFHKKADRIVFMSFGYKAPSEEEFTETPWTPNAAVPAFAEQFPEIEKGVRLYKRGSEEHKVPVQYKGKVFNEDGLVFADEPFFDVFSFDFIKGNPAVALKEPNSIVITESTAKRYFGEEEALGESLTMNNTPWKVTGVIKDIPSYSQIQFNIIGPYHSLSRFKNVSWGAANDISYLLLKSPDDIAAVQSKIDNYLKEQFAEEIAAGYQAKFPLQKLLDVRLHSSVMGGPKQIYIYLLSVVAISLLLIACINFGNLIMTKSSERAHEIGVRKVIGASRKHIFTQFVTESFFTSFIALLVGTVGAILLIPVFNSYTGIQLSLESWKGGWFILIIILLFLCISFISGGAPAWILSSVKPTDSLKGKISNSKKGALLSKILIIFQFSLSLLFIISTLIVNGQMRYLQSKDTGIARSKVIVLDASELAVTNLISFKNTLASNNNIQGVTASYDSPVNINGGYTLETNINSSEKSINITGIPVEKDFLSVFDIKLMAGESFNESDVTRSGTTDTAPEYAFIINKTALDQLGLKADEAIGKPVNLNGRKGKIKAVSKDFNFASLHQKIGPIVLFVEYSWFGKLMIKLKDTEHTQETLGFLEDTWKKFSKDKPFEYHYLEEEYNGLYRTEERTLKILTLFSVATILVSGLGLFALSSLVIQRRVKEIGIRKILGASMFSIVKLVSSEFLKLVLLSLIIVTPFSWWIMQKWLQGFAYRTEIRWEVFLFAAVIGVLITALTVSFQAIRIANSNPINSLRDE; encoded by the coding sequence ATGCTGTACACGTATTTCAAACTCGCCTGGCGAAATCTGCTCAAGAATAAAACGACTTCATTCGTCAGTATTGTGAGTCTTGCTCTGGGAATATGTTGTTTCTTTTTGCTGGGAACATATATTATAAACGAACTCCGCTTTGATAGTTTTCATAAAAAAGCTGATCGGATTGTCTTTATGTCCTTTGGTTATAAAGCCCCTTCAGAGGAGGAATTTACAGAAACTCCGTGGACACCCAATGCTGCTGTACCGGCATTTGCAGAGCAGTTTCCGGAGATTGAAAAAGGTGTGCGGCTCTATAAGCGGGGAAGTGAAGAACATAAAGTACCCGTTCAGTACAAAGGAAAAGTATTCAACGAAGATGGCCTTGTCTTTGCAGACGAACCTTTCTTTGACGTTTTCAGCTTCGACTTCATAAAAGGAAATCCGGCTGTAGCACTCAAGGAGCCAAATTCTATCGTTATTACCGAATCTACAGCAAAACGCTATTTCGGAGAGGAGGAAGCATTGGGAGAAAGTCTGACTATGAATAATACACCGTGGAAAGTGACAGGTGTCATCAAAGACATTCCTTCTTATTCCCAGATACAGTTCAATATTATCGGACCTTACCATTCCTTATCCAGATTTAAAAATGTTTCATGGGGAGCCGCCAATGACATTTCCTATCTCCTGCTCAAATCTCCCGATGATATCGCTGCTGTACAGTCCAAGATAGACAACTATCTGAAAGAACAGTTTGCAGAGGAGATTGCAGCTGGCTATCAGGCGAAATTCCCTTTACAAAAGTTGCTTGATGTAAGGCTGCATTCGTCGGTAATGGGTGGTCCTAAACAGATCTATATCTATCTCCTTTCTGTAGTTGCTATCTCTTTACTATTGATTGCCTGTATCAATTTTGGTAATCTTATTATGACCAAGTCCAGTGAGAGAGCTCATGAGATAGGCGTACGAAAAGTAATAGGAGCTTCCAGAAAACACATTTTTACACAATTCGTGACCGAATCCTTCTTTACATCCTTTATTGCCTTGTTAGTGGGTACTGTCGGAGCGATTCTGCTTATTCCGGTATTCAACAGTTATACAGGCATACAGCTTAGTCTGGAATCCTGGAAGGGAGGGTGGTTCATCCTGATCATTATTCTCCTGTTTCTGTGCATTTCCTTTATTTCAGGCGGAGCACCAGCATGGATATTGTCTTCTGTCAAACCCACGGACAGTCTGAAAGGAAAGATTTCGAACAGTAAAAAAGGAGCTTTACTAAGTAAGATTCTGATCATATTTCAGTTCAGCTTATCCCTACTGTTTATTATTTCTACACTTATTGTCAACGGACAGATGCGTTATCTGCAATCCAAAGATACTGGGATAGCCCGTTCAAAAGTAATCGTACTGGATGCCTCCGAGCTTGCAGTCACTAATCTGATATCTTTTAAAAATACGCTTGCAAGCAACAATAATATACAAGGAGTAACGGCTTCCTATGATTCTCCGGTCAACATTAATGGTGGTTATACTCTGGAAACCAACATCAATTCATCTGAGAAAAGCATTAATATCACGGGTATTCCTGTCGAAAAAGATTTCTTATCTGTTTTTGACATAAAACTTATGGCAGGAGAAAGCTTTAACGAAAGCGATGTGACCCGCTCCGGCACAACAGATACAGCGCCTGAATATGCCTTTATTATTAATAAAACCGCATTAGATCAATTAGGGTTGAAAGCGGATGAAGCTATAGGCAAACCTGTCAACCTTAACGGTAGAAAAGGTAAAATCAAAGCCGTTTCAAAAGATTTTAATTTTGCGTCTCTTCACCAAAAAATAGGGCCTATCGTGCTATTCGTAGAATATAGCTGGTTTGGTAAATTGATGATCAAACTAAAGGATACTGAGCATACACAGGAAACACTGGGGTTTCTGGAAGATACCTGGAAAAAGTTCAGCAAAGATAAACCCTTTGAATATCACTATCTCGAGGAAGAGTATAACGGACTTTATCGCACAGAAGAACGCACACTAAAAATCCTGACTTTGTTTTCCGTTGCCACTATTCTAGTATCAGGACTGGGCTTATTTGCACTGTCTTCACTAGTGATACAAAGAAGGGTCAAAGAGATCGGGATCCGTAAGATACTTGGTGCATCTATGTTTTCGATTGTAAAATTAGTATCCTCCGAATTTCTGAAACTCGTACTGCTCTCTCTTATAATAGTTACGC